Within Sphingobium aromaticiconvertens, the genomic segment CACGGCGATCAACTGGTCGAAGGAGCTGGGCCAATGAACATGATCCAAAGGGCGTATTTCCGTAAATCCGTAATTCCGGCTTTGCTGATCTCCGCATCCACGCTGGCGGGCTGCGCCACTACATCGGCGAAGCCCTCCGCGATCAGCTATGATGATGCGCCAGCCATCGCGGCGACACTCACACCCGAGGCGCCGGCCTCGGTCGAGATCGTCACCCTAGCCGAACCGCTGCCGCTGCCCGGCCAGTTGATGCCGGTCGAGGAACGCCGCAGTCCGCCTGAACCGGCCGATCCCTCCGCCCGTGTCAGTCAGGCCAACGCCGCCGCGCGTGTGCAGCCGGTGCGCGACGGGTTCATCAACGCCATCCAGCTTTACCCCTGGACCGAGGGGGCGCTCTATCAGGTCTATACCGCCCCCGGACAGGTGACGGACATCGCCCTTCAGGAAGGCGAGCAACTCGTCGGTCCGGGTCCGGTCGCAGCCGGCGACACCGTGCGCTGGATCATCGGCGACACGATAAGTGGCGCAGGCGCGAGCAGCCGGGTGCATATCCTGGTCAAGCCGACCCGGCCCGACCTCACCACAAATCTCGTCATCAACACCGACCGGCGCACCTATCATCTTGAGCTACGCGGCACGCAGCGCACGTGGATGGCGTCGGTGTCGTGGCATTATCCGCAGGACCGGCTGATCGCATTGCGCGGCCAGAATACGACAGCGGCGGGATCGGCGCCGGTCGCCACCGGGGTTGATGTCGCGCGGCTCAACTTCCGCTACCGCATCGAAGGCGATAATGCGCCGTGGCGCCCGGTCCGCGCGTTCGACGACAGCGCCCAGGTGTTCATCGAGTTTCCGGCCGGGATCGGCCAGGGCGAAATGCCGCCCTTGTTCGTGATCGGTCCCAATGGCGGCGGCGAGCTGGTCAACTATCGGGTGCGCGAGCGCTATATCGTGGTCGACCGGCTGTTCGCCGCCGCCGAACTGCGTCTGGGTGAGCATCCCCAGCAGACCGTGCGCATCGTCCGCGACGATGCCCGTCAACGGGGTGGGAACCGGCGATGAGCGTGGAACCCGAAGCACCGGAACAGGGGCGCCCGTCCCTCGCGGCGTCGACACCCGCCGAACCAGCACCGCTTGCACCCGCAGATCCCGCCGGGTTTCGCCTGCGCGGCGAGGTGCCGCGCGTGATGCGCCTGTCGCGCAAAGTCATCACCGGCATCGGCGCGGTCGGCGCGCTCGCGGTCGGCGGCGCGCTGACGTTCGCGCTCCAGGGCCGCGACGGCGATGCGCCCGCCGAACTCTACAACACCGACAATCGCGCCGTGACCGAACGCGTGACGAGCGGACCGCAGGACTATGCCGCGCTTCCGGGCATCCCCCCTTTGGGCGCACCGCTCCCTGGCGACCTGGGGGGCCCGATCCTGTCGGCCCAGCAACGCGGGAAGAACGTGCCGATTCCCCCGGTCGGCGGAGGCGCTGGACAGCCGACCACCGGCCCGACACCTGAAGAACAGGCCCGCCAGCGCGCCGTGCAGGAACGCGAGGTGGCCATGGCGAGCCGGCTGTTCCTTGGCGGCCAGAGTGGCGCGGCGCCTGCTGGGCAGGGTTCGGCTGAGCCCGCACTTGCCGGCCTCAACCTCGCCGCGCTCAATGCCGCCGCCGTTCCGCCAGCGCCGGTCCCACCCGACGGCCCGAACATGCAGAGGTCCAAACAGGAGTTTGTCGAACGCGGGCCGGAGAGCCGCACGCTCAATGCCGGGCGTCTGACCGACCCGGTCTCGCCCCATGTCGTCCAGGCCGGCAACATCATCGCGGCCGCCCTCATCACCGGCATCAGTTCCGACCTGCCGGGGCAGGTCACGGCCCAGGTGACCCAGAATGTCTATGACAGCCCGACCGGACGGATATTGCTAATCCCGCAGGGATCTCGACTAATCGGCGACTATGACAGCCAGGTCGCCCATGGCCAGCGCCGCGTGCTGCTGGCCTGGAGCCGGCTAATCCTGCCCGATGGCCGCTCGATCACGCTCGACCGTCTGCCGGCGGGTGACGCAGCGGGCTATGCTGGCCTTGAAGACCGGGTGAACCAGCATTGGGGCGGGATCGCGCGCGCCGCCGCGCTCTCGACCCTGCTCAGCATCGGTGCGGAAATGGGATCGGACTCTGACGACGACATCGCCCGCGCCATCCGCGACGGTGGGCAGGATACGTTCAACCAGGCCGGGCAGGAGATTGTCCGCCGCCAGCTCAACATCCAGCCTACGCTCACCATCCGGCCCGGCTATCCGGTCCGTGTGCTCGTGTCTCGCGATTTGGTGCTCGCGCCGTGGAGGACAGCACGATGACGAAACTCAAGCTGGGCCTGCTGACCGAAGATCGTCCAGTGAAGATCACGGTCGAACTGCCCGCCGCCACCTTCAGGGATCTCACGCGATATGCCGAGATACTGGCGCACGAGAACGGGGAAAGCGCCGGATCGATCGAACCCGCAAAACTGGTGGCGCCGATGATCGCCCGGTTCATGGCCACAGACCGTGCGTTCCTCAAATTAAGGCGGGCGGCGGCTGAGTCGTAAAGGGAGAGCGAAGCCATCAGACCGATGAAATAGCGCGCCGCAGTAGTGTGTGCAGTGACGTCATACACGTCCGACAGTTCAAGAGGGCGCTTTCGGGGTCGCGTTAACCTCGTCCCCTGGCCCAAGACTGCCAATGCTTGCCCAATCTGATGTTCCGCGGCGCGCGCGACCCGCCATCACATGGGCCGCGCTGATAAAGCGCCGCAGCACCGGATTGTCGTTGCCCGGCGACCAGATTGCACTGAACGGCACAACATCGGCCTCCTCAGCGAGCGGCCGCATGACAACGCCGGGAATGCCAAGTGCTACCCACCCCTCTGACACCAGGCTGATCCCAAATCCCATGCCGACCATGCTCATCAGCATTTCCTGCTGAACACCGCGTCGCTCGATCACCGGATAATGGCTGTAATCAGCAATGCGCATCACGACATAGTCATGGATTTCCGGCCCAGGAGGGTATTCCGAAACCATGAACTGTTCATCGCGAATGTCTGACCAATGCAGTTCCAGACGCTCGGCAAGCGGATGATCCTGCGGCAACGCGACATGCACTCGTTCCTGCCAAAGCTCAGCAGTGTCGCAACCGATCACTTCGGCATTCCCGGTCGCTATCACCACATCGAGGGAATGGCGGCGAACCTCGCTGATATGCACACGGCGATCACCCTCGCGAACATCGATGCGCACCAGCGGATGAGCGTTTCGGAACTCAAGCACCAGATCGCGCAGAAAGCCGCCAGCCAATGAGGTGAACACGCCTATGCGCAACGTTCCCTGTTCGCCCCGTCCAGCCTGACGCGCAGAAGCAATTGCGCTATCAAATTGGAGCATCACACACCGGGCATGCGTGAGAAAAGACTCGCCGGCGAGTGTCGTGCGCACGCCACGCGCACCACGCTCAAACAAGGTTACTCCAAGGTTTTCTTCCAGCAACCTGATGCGCTTGCTGACACCCGAT encodes:
- the trbG gene encoding P-type conjugative transfer protein TrbG; protein product: MNMIQRAYFRKSVIPALLISASTLAGCATTSAKPSAISYDDAPAIAATLTPEAPASVEIVTLAEPLPLPGQLMPVEERRSPPEPADPSARVSQANAAARVQPVRDGFINAIQLYPWTEGALYQVYTAPGQVTDIALQEGEQLVGPGPVAAGDTVRWIIGDTISGAGASSRVHILVKPTRPDLTTNLVINTDRRTYHLELRGTQRTWMASVSWHYPQDRLIALRGQNTTAAGSAPVATGVDVARLNFRYRIEGDNAPWRPVRAFDDSAQVFIEFPAGIGQGEMPPLFVIGPNGGGELVNYRVRERYIVVDRLFAAAELRLGEHPQQTVRIVRDDARQRGGNRR
- a CDS encoding TrbI/VirB10 family protein is translated as MSVEPEAPEQGRPSLAASTPAEPAPLAPADPAGFRLRGEVPRVMRLSRKVITGIGAVGALAVGGALTFALQGRDGDAPAELYNTDNRAVTERVTSGPQDYAALPGIPPLGAPLPGDLGGPILSAQQRGKNVPIPPVGGGAGQPTTGPTPEEQARQRAVQEREVAMASRLFLGGQSGAAPAGQGSAEPALAGLNLAALNAAAVPPAPVPPDGPNMQRSKQEFVERGPESRTLNAGRLTDPVSPHVVQAGNIIAAALITGISSDLPGQVTAQVTQNVYDSPTGRILLIPQGSRLIGDYDSQVAHGQRRVLLAWSRLILPDGRSITLDRLPAGDAAGYAGLEDRVNQHWGGIARAAALSTLLSIGAEMGSDSDDDIARAIRDGGQDTFNQAGQEIVRRQLNIQPTLTIRPGYPVRVLVSRDLVLAPWRTAR
- a CDS encoding DUF2274 domain-containing protein — its product is MTKLKLGLLTEDRPVKITVELPAATFRDLTRYAEILAHENGESAGSIEPAKLVAPMIARFMATDRAFLKLRRAAAES
- a CDS encoding LysR family transcriptional regulator, which produces MADRHITLADKENLAFASRLLSRGIDLVSVVQALVVAEYLSFSAAASALGVRQSGVSKRIRLLEENLGVTLFERGARGVRTTLAGESFLTHARCVMLQFDSAIASARQAGRGEQGTLRIGVFTSLAGGFLRDLVLEFRNAHPLVRIDVREGDRRVHISEVRRHSLDVVIATGNAEVIGCDTAELWQERVHVALPQDHPLAERLELHWSDIRDEQFMVSEYPPGPEIHDYVVMRIADYSHYPVIERRGVQQEMLMSMVGMGFGISLVSEGWVALGIPGVVMRPLAEEADVVPFSAIWSPGNDNPVLRRFISAAHVMAGRARRGTSDWASIGSLGPGDEVNATPKAPS